From Solwaraspora sp. WMMD1047, the proteins below share one genomic window:
- a CDS encoding lysophospholipid acyltransferase family protein, whose translation MTHTPPLYALAQHTIGRYLRHSWRPTITGLGHLPDSGGAILAANHLSIADQLFLGILTPRHIAFWAKAEYFRSPGPRGYLTRQVVTGMGAIPVERGGGRAALSAFDAAVPVLRSGGLVAVFPEGTRSPDGRLYRGRTGAVRLANQAGVPIIPVGIRGTDRIRPPGARLPQRHPVSITFGPAIPAHIEAPADIRRLTDTLMATIQSLTFQEYVQQYAQT comes from the coding sequence ATGACCCACACCCCACCCCTGTACGCGCTGGCCCAGCACACCATCGGCCGATACCTCCGCCACTCCTGGCGTCCCACCATCACCGGCCTCGGTCACCTCCCCGACTCCGGTGGCGCAATCCTGGCCGCCAACCACCTGTCGATCGCCGACCAGTTGTTCCTCGGAATCCTCACGCCCCGGCACATCGCTTTCTGGGCCAAGGCCGAATACTTCCGCTCCCCCGGGCCCCGCGGCTACCTCACCCGGCAGGTCGTCACCGGTATGGGCGCCATCCCGGTCGAACGGGGCGGCGGCCGGGCCGCCCTCTCCGCATTCGACGCCGCCGTTCCCGTACTCCGCTCCGGCGGCCTGGTAGCCGTCTTCCCCGAAGGCACGCGTTCCCCCGACGGCCGCCTCTACCGTGGCCGCACCGGCGCAGTACGCCTCGCCAACCAGGCCGGCGTCCCCATCATCCCGGTCGGCATCCGCGGCACCGACCGCATACGTCCGCCCGGCGCGCGCCTTCCCCAGCGCCACCCAGTCAGCATCACCTTCGGACCAGCCATCCCAGCGCACATCGAGGCGCCGGCGGACATCCGCCGGCTCACCGACACCCTGATGGCCACCATCCAGTCCCTCACCTTCCAGGAGTACGTGCAGCAGTACGCCCAGACTTGA
- a CDS encoding ATP-grasp domain-containing protein: MASRLRHLREDDFVGGFVLRRYERFTSVEARTWWVNGVCALVSSHPDTPNDVPHLDVDLDAVTPVIAALGLPFITVDLALRADGVWRIIEIGDGQVSDRPATTEPSTLITALLAGTS, from the coding sequence GTGGCGAGCCGTCTGCGGCACCTGCGTGAAGACGACTTCGTCGGCGGGTTCGTGCTCCGCCGCTATGAGCGGTTCACCTCCGTCGAGGCGCGTACCTGGTGGGTCAACGGCGTTTGCGCCCTGGTCAGTTCGCATCCAGACACCCCGAACGACGTTCCGCACCTCGACGTGGACCTGGACGCGGTAACACCGGTCATCGCCGCACTCGGCCTGCCGTTCATCACGGTCGACCTCGCCCTCCGCGCCGACGGAGTCTGGCGAATCATCGAGATCGGCGACGGCCAGGTCAGCGACCGCCCGGCCACCACCGAGCCCAGCACACTGATCACCGCGCTGCTCGCCGGCACCAGCTGA
- a CDS encoding MarR family transcriptional regulator, producing the protein MFELVEPIATVTFSEVANEAFLALGMRNYWDGYFAGRAAPLGLAPAAVVHAVFYNFADGEVARHIPWVWGKTNPQEAIAVRERGSAAALRQLIGPLADSPDLVRVADLATRAAVSAPTEGRTLYAGLRALDLPAEPVARLWHAATLLREHRGDGHTAALIAHGIGGIESHVLLALSLGMRAEEFGRIHHLPKAQLAAVVDGLRARGLVDAAGGFTDAGRETRQRIEALTDELAAPAYDVLSADELDELIAGFEPIAAAVTATVD; encoded by the coding sequence ATGTTCGAGCTCGTCGAGCCGATCGCCACGGTCACGTTCTCCGAGGTGGCGAATGAGGCGTTCCTGGCCCTCGGCATGCGCAACTACTGGGACGGATACTTCGCGGGCCGGGCCGCGCCGCTGGGGCTGGCACCGGCCGCGGTGGTGCACGCGGTCTTCTACAATTTCGCCGACGGCGAGGTTGCGCGCCACATTCCGTGGGTCTGGGGGAAGACCAACCCGCAGGAGGCGATCGCCGTGCGTGAGCGGGGCAGCGCCGCCGCACTGCGGCAGCTGATCGGGCCGCTCGCCGACTCCCCCGATCTGGTGCGGGTAGCCGACCTCGCCACCCGAGCAGCGGTCAGCGCGCCGACCGAGGGCCGGACACTGTACGCCGGACTCCGGGCGCTCGACCTGCCCGCGGAGCCGGTGGCCAGGCTCTGGCACGCGGCGACGCTGCTGCGAGAGCACCGTGGGGACGGCCACACCGCCGCCCTTATCGCCCACGGCATCGGCGGCATCGAGTCCCACGTCCTGCTCGCTCTCTCCCTCGGCATGCGGGCGGAGGAGTTCGGCCGGATCCACCACCTGCCCAAGGCGCAGCTGGCCGCTGTTGTCGACGGGCTGCGCGCCCGCGGTCTCGTGGACGCCGCCGGCGGGTTCACCGACGCCGGCCGGGAGACCAGGCAGCGGATCGAGGCCCTCACCGACGAGCTGGCGGCGCCGGCGTACGACGTGCTCAGCGCGGACGAGCTAGACGAGCTGATTGCAGGGTTCGAGCCGATCGCCGCTGCGGTGACGGCCACCGTCGACTGA
- a CDS encoding restriction endonuclease: MALISADALAGYLLEEAIAFLLSSNGYRLLQHADADNQALCQAGHGLLVRGRGADHQADVLGDLLVPTPFSLPVRLFVEAKNRGSKVGLAEVRNAHGVIDDVNQQYSTELSTSYRHPLRRYQYRYALFSAAGFKKEAQSYALAQQISLVDLSGPAFEPLITTVERAANLILMTAIATGLTTFPLRQARTALRTAFGNAGAELTMAEKPTDDAGGGLPTEELASWAARTTAELQDSSSGEGLILGFPAAPFILAMHPDSMNDFETFIADHGSDIPVDIRFGREGARGDWTITPTEDPEAFRLSFGLPGALETWLLSAPEQERRRAADARRTLLPTISLFLENRLVQLRYQPVQAPPRPASEDDQQSQGDAGTDAADTSYLRRNLPAEPRHRRRPEPQIVIADPAERVPRDVRGWSASAAAELMRVLDNSSPMRAALIRTAARQNGRLEREQVYAIAEFPADRTLRGLTRPTNRITATLIEQGRIPEEIEYPLKTGYDHGVQATHFTVPADLVAALRALGPPQGI, encoded by the coding sequence ATGGCGCTGATCTCCGCCGATGCCCTGGCCGGATATCTCCTCGAGGAAGCGATCGCCTTCCTACTCAGCTCGAACGGATACCGGCTCCTGCAGCACGCAGACGCTGACAACCAGGCCCTATGCCAGGCGGGACACGGTCTGCTGGTTCGCGGCCGGGGCGCTGATCACCAAGCCGACGTGCTGGGTGACCTGCTGGTGCCGACACCGTTCTCACTACCTGTTCGACTGTTCGTCGAGGCTAAGAACCGCGGCTCGAAGGTCGGTCTGGCGGAGGTGCGCAACGCCCACGGCGTCATTGACGACGTGAACCAGCAGTACTCAACCGAACTATCGACGTCGTACCGGCATCCGCTACGCCGGTACCAGTACCGCTACGCACTGTTCTCAGCGGCCGGTTTCAAGAAGGAAGCGCAAAGCTACGCGCTCGCTCAACAAATCTCGCTCGTCGACCTGTCCGGGCCCGCGTTCGAACCCCTCATCACCACCGTGGAAAGAGCCGCGAACCTCATCCTCATGACAGCCATCGCCACAGGCCTCACCACCTTCCCCCTCCGGCAAGCACGAACGGCACTACGAACCGCTTTCGGCAACGCAGGAGCCGAATTGACCATGGCCGAGAAGCCCACCGACGACGCCGGCGGCGGACTTCCGACAGAGGAGCTGGCGTCCTGGGCGGCCCGAACGACCGCCGAACTGCAGGACTCGTCCAGCGGAGAAGGGCTCATCCTGGGCTTCCCCGCAGCGCCGTTCATCCTGGCCATGCACCCCGACAGCATGAACGACTTCGAGACCTTCATCGCCGACCACGGCTCGGACATCCCAGTAGATATCCGCTTCGGCCGCGAAGGGGCCCGCGGGGACTGGACCATCACCCCCACCGAGGATCCTGAAGCTTTCCGGCTGTCGTTCGGCCTCCCCGGCGCCCTCGAGACCTGGCTGCTTTCCGCGCCCGAACAGGAACGCCGGCGAGCAGCAGACGCGAGACGGACCTTACTACCAACGATCAGCCTGTTCCTGGAGAACCGGCTGGTCCAGTTGCGATACCAACCCGTGCAAGCACCTCCCCGGCCCGCCTCGGAGGACGACCAGCAGTCTCAAGGCGACGCCGGGACTGACGCAGCCGATACCTCGTACCTGCGACGCAACCTCCCGGCAGAACCTCGGCACCGCAGACGTCCCGAGCCGCAGATCGTGATTGCAGACCCGGCAGAGCGGGTGCCACGTGACGTTCGAGGCTGGTCAGCGAGTGCAGCTGCGGAGCTGATGCGTGTGCTCGACAACTCCTCCCCGATGCGCGCAGCCTTGATCCGTACCGCTGCGCGCCAGAACGGCCGGCTCGAACGGGAACAGGTCTACGCGATCGCCGAATTCCCAGCGGACCGGACGCTGCGCGGCCTCACACGGCCCACCAACCGCATCACAGCCACCCTCATCGAACAAGGCCGCATCCCCGAAGAAATCGAGTATCCGCTTAAAACGGGCTATGACCACGGAGTCCAAGCAACCCACTTCACCGTGCCAGCCGACCTCGTAGCAGCGCTTCGAGCCCTCGGGCCACCACAAGGCATCTGA
- a CDS encoding IclR family transcriptional regulator C-terminal domain-containing protein, whose translation MRGETGPDFIEALARGLDVLRCFQPRQPQLTLSEVAAATGLARPTVRRILLTLDELGYVATAERGYRLTPRVLELGMAYISSQGLWELARPHLERLVAQNNESSSMAQLDGSDIVYVARVAVPKIITLAVTVGTRFPAPATSLGKVLLAGLPADRLRQVLAEPSRSGITPRWQPTVEELEPALREVRARGWALTDEQLAPGIRSVAAPVRDGEGRVIAAMNVTVHAAETSVEYLTEHHLPPLLRTAAEVSADWAAWQDVPRVVLSR comes from the coding sequence GTGCGCGGTGAGACCGGCCCCGACTTCATCGAGGCGCTCGCCCGCGGACTCGACGTCCTGCGCTGCTTCCAACCCCGCCAGCCCCAGCTGACCCTCAGCGAGGTCGCCGCCGCGACCGGCCTGGCCCGGCCGACCGTACGCCGGATCCTGCTCACCCTCGACGAGCTCGGCTATGTCGCCACCGCCGAGCGCGGCTACCGGCTCACTCCGCGGGTGTTGGAGCTGGGGATGGCCTACATCAGCTCGCAGGGTCTGTGGGAGCTGGCCCGGCCGCACCTGGAACGGCTGGTGGCACAGAACAACGAGTCCTCGTCGATGGCGCAGCTCGACGGGTCGGACATCGTCTACGTCGCCCGGGTGGCCGTACCCAAGATCATCACCCTGGCGGTGACGGTCGGGACCCGGTTTCCCGCGCCGGCCACCTCGCTGGGCAAGGTGCTGCTCGCCGGGCTGCCGGCCGACCGGTTGCGGCAGGTGCTCGCCGAGCCGAGCCGGTCCGGGATCACCCCACGCTGGCAGCCGACGGTCGAGGAGCTGGAGCCGGCGCTGCGGGAGGTCCGGGCCCGCGGCTGGGCACTCACCGACGAACAGCTCGCGCCCGGCATCCGCTCGGTGGCCGCCCCGGTGCGCGACGGCGAGGGCCGGGTCATCGCGGCGATGAACGTGACCGTGCACGCGGCCGAGACATCGGTCGAGTACCTCACCGAACACCACCTGCCGCCGCTGTTGCGCACCGCCGCCGAGGTCAGCGCCGACTGGGCCGCCTGGCAGGACGTACCCCGGGTGGTTCTGTCCCGCTAA
- a CDS encoding SRPBCC family protein, whose amino-acid sequence MPRTDKASRVIAAPPDHVYAALVDPDALAVWLPPAGMSGRFERFDVRLGGSYRMVLTYLDASTASGKATADSDIVEARFVDIVPGVRVVHAVNFVADDPGYAGTMTVTWEVTATDDGTRVDLRADDVPAGISAEDHAAGLASSLANLAAHVER is encoded by the coding sequence ATGCCACGGACGGACAAAGCCTCGCGGGTGATCGCGGCCCCTCCTGATCATGTCTACGCCGCGCTTGTCGATCCAGACGCCCTCGCCGTGTGGCTTCCCCCCGCGGGGATGAGCGGCAGGTTCGAACGGTTCGATGTCCGGCTGGGTGGGTCGTATCGGATGGTGCTCACCTACCTGGACGCCTCGACCGCATCGGGCAAGGCCACCGCGGACTCCGACATCGTCGAAGCGCGCTTCGTCGACATCGTCCCCGGCGTCCGAGTGGTACACGCCGTCAATTTCGTCGCCGACGATCCCGGCTATGCGGGCACCATGACGGTGACCTGGGAGGTCACCGCAACCGACGATGGGACGCGCGTGGACCTCCGAGCCGACGACGTGCCCGCTGGCATCTCCGCGGAGGATCACGCGGCCGGGCTCGCGTCCTCGCTGGCAAACCTCGCCGCCCACGTTGAACGGTAA
- a CDS encoding type II toxin-antitoxin system HicB family antitoxin has translation MEMTTYSVSCRRVGNWWAISVPELKGVHTQARRLDQVATMAREAIALLLEIDPAAINIEVHPELPGTVVAALDARRTARDADEKAEQATTTAVRALLSDGYTVRDAGALLGLSPQRISQIAAQNTTRPTSSAA, from the coding sequence GTGGAAATGACGACCTACTCCGTGTCCTGCCGGCGGGTCGGCAACTGGTGGGCCATCAGCGTGCCCGAACTCAAAGGCGTCCACACCCAGGCCCGCCGGCTCGACCAGGTCGCCACCATGGCGCGCGAGGCGATCGCGTTGCTGCTCGAGATCGACCCGGCCGCAATCAACATCGAGGTACACCCAGAGCTTCCCGGAACAGTCGTGGCAGCACTGGACGCCAGACGGACCGCTCGGGACGCCGACGAGAAGGCCGAACAAGCGACCACAACAGCCGTACGGGCACTCCTGAGCGACGGATATACCGTCCGAGACGCGGGCGCTCTTCTGGGATTGTCGCCCCAACGCATCTCACAGATCGCCGCCCAGAACACCACGCGTCCCACCTCAAGCGCGGCGTAG
- a CDS encoding DUF4279 domain-containing protein: MAEAGGGTEGAAGCVQRAYLYLVRDVEVSGPPFASSDLAAMAFDPDEVTRLTGLQPTESSRSGDRVSGTSRLRRFSQWTYELPEVRSYDTEEVVLALLGAIEPYAEGIHAACRTLGMRAGVMVVITMYGDRDTDDGGLDVSTASIAYGAQTLRRLTLLGLSVEHDQYVFLLD, translated from the coding sequence ATGGCCGAAGCAGGGGGCGGGACCGAGGGTGCGGCCGGCTGCGTTCAGCGTGCCTATCTGTATCTGGTCCGGGACGTCGAGGTGAGCGGGCCGCCGTTCGCCTCCAGCGATCTGGCTGCGATGGCGTTCGACCCGGACGAGGTGACGCGGTTGACTGGCCTGCAGCCGACCGAGTCGTCGCGGTCCGGCGATCGGGTGTCGGGCACATCGAGGTTACGTCGGTTCAGTCAGTGGACGTACGAGTTGCCGGAGGTGCGCAGCTACGACACGGAGGAGGTCGTCCTCGCACTGCTGGGCGCCATCGAACCGTACGCCGAGGGAATCCACGCCGCCTGCCGCACTCTGGGGATGCGGGCTGGCGTCATGGTGGTCATCACGATGTACGGCGACCGGGACACCGACGACGGTGGACTTGACGTGTCCACCGCATCCATCGCGTATGGGGCGCAGACCCTGCGGCGGCTGACCCTGCTGGGTCTATCCGTCGAACACGACCAGTATGTTTTTTTGCTCGATTAG
- a CDS encoding extradiol ring-cleavage dioxygenase, whose translation MASIVAVLATTHHPFYLRATTATGADRAPFADEWQRKVEAYRETLARANPDVLVMVGSDHFHQLWLDNMPQFLIGKAPFYDANFYNEEREFGLPRMLLTGHEELSAYLLRGGLDAGFDLAFSNELRIDHSITCPIITVRPQNDLPIVPVYTNIFAPPLPQPKRFVQLGRTLRQLIEAWPSDLRVAVIGTGHLSLELGGPRQFGPHGPDPEFDARAVRWIADGDIEGALSEVTLDSLWNPGNATHGFMDFMLMMGIAGQTSADYVDTLDLFHTMEAYFTWYPNGAPG comes from the coding sequence ATGGCCTCCATCGTGGCCGTACTGGCCACCACACATCACCCCTTCTACCTCCGCGCCACCACCGCGACCGGGGCCGACCGGGCACCCTTCGCCGACGAGTGGCAGCGCAAGGTCGAGGCGTACCGCGAGACTCTGGCCAGGGCGAACCCCGACGTGCTGGTGATGGTCGGGTCGGACCACTTCCACCAGCTCTGGCTGGACAACATGCCGCAGTTCCTGATCGGCAAGGCGCCGTTCTACGACGCGAACTTCTACAACGAGGAACGCGAGTTCGGGCTGCCCCGGATGCTGCTCACCGGCCACGAGGAGCTGTCGGCGTACCTGCTGCGCGGCGGCCTGGACGCGGGCTTCGACCTGGCGTTCAGCAACGAGCTGCGGATCGACCACAGCATCACCTGCCCGATCATCACGGTACGACCGCAGAACGACCTGCCGATCGTCCCGGTCTACACGAACATCTTCGCTCCGCCGCTACCCCAGCCGAAGCGGTTCGTCCAACTCGGACGGACCCTGCGCCAGCTCATCGAGGCGTGGCCCAGCGACCTGCGGGTGGCGGTGATCGGCACCGGCCACCTCTCCCTCGAACTCGGCGGCCCGCGCCAGTTCGGGCCGCACGGCCCGGACCCCGAGTTCGACGCCCGGGCGGTGCGCTGGATCGCCGACGGCGACATCGAAGGGGCGCTCTCCGAGGTCACCCTGGACAGCCTCTGGAACCCGGGCAACGCCACCCACGGCTTCATGGACTTCATGCTCATGATGGGCATCGCCGGCCAGACCAGCGCCGACTACGTCGACACCCTCGACCTGTTCCACACCATGGAGGCCTACTTCACCTGGTACCCGAACGGAGCCCCCGGATGA
- a CDS encoding CoA transferase yields MSDPIDPPTVSTPGPLTGLLVADFSRILAGPYATMLLADLGATVIKVEGPAGDDTRTWVPPDRDGVSTYYLAINRNKRSVTLNFADDGDRALAQELAGRADVLIENFKPGGLARFGLDYASVSAGNPAVIYASISGFGTAGGASLAGYDLLVQAMSGLMSLTGDPAGPAYRAGISVFDVMSGMHAAIGILAALNHRNQTGEGQHVELSLLASALSGLVNHTSAYVAGGVVPTRMGNAHPSLFPYEPLPTADKELIVIAGNDGQFRRLCAVLDLPDLPDDPRFLHNQDRTRNREELRPLLVERLRTRPADEWFRELTEAGIVCGPINNIDDGVKLATDLGLDPVVEIDTVPGIRNPITFSSTPASYHRPPPALGADNDEVRAWLARDRRDQLP; encoded by the coding sequence ATGTCTGACCCGATCGATCCGCCGACCGTGTCCACGCCGGGACCGTTGACCGGCCTGCTGGTCGCCGACTTCTCCCGAATCCTGGCCGGTCCGTACGCCACGATGCTCCTGGCCGACCTGGGCGCGACCGTGATCAAGGTGGAGGGTCCGGCCGGCGACGACACCCGGACCTGGGTGCCGCCGGACCGGGACGGGGTGTCGACCTACTACCTGGCCATCAACCGGAACAAGCGGTCGGTGACGCTCAACTTCGCCGACGACGGCGACCGGGCCCTGGCCCAGGAACTGGCCGGCCGCGCCGACGTGCTGATCGAGAACTTCAAGCCGGGCGGGCTGGCCCGCTTCGGCCTGGACTACGCCTCGGTCAGCGCCGGAAACCCGGCCGTCATCTACGCCTCGATCAGCGGGTTCGGCACCGCCGGTGGCGCCTCGCTGGCCGGCTACGACCTGCTGGTGCAGGCGATGTCGGGGCTGATGAGCCTGACCGGTGACCCGGCCGGTCCGGCCTACCGGGCCGGCATCTCGGTCTTCGACGTGATGTCCGGGATGCACGCCGCGATCGGCATCCTGGCCGCCCTCAACCACCGCAACCAGACCGGCGAGGGGCAGCACGTCGAACTGAGCCTGCTCGCCTCGGCGCTCTCCGGGCTGGTCAACCACACCTCGGCGTACGTGGCCGGCGGGGTGGTACCGACCCGGATGGGCAACGCCCATCCCAGCCTGTTCCCGTACGAGCCGTTGCCGACGGCCGACAAGGAGCTGATCGTGATCGCCGGCAACGACGGCCAGTTCCGCCGCCTCTGCGCAGTGCTCGATCTGCCGGATCTGCCGGACGACCCGCGCTTCCTGCACAACCAGGATCGCACCCGCAACCGGGAGGAGCTGCGTCCGCTGCTGGTGGAGCGGTTGCGGACCCGGCCGGCAGACGAGTGGTTCCGGGAGCTGACCGAGGCGGGCATCGTCTGTGGACCGATAAACAACATCGACGACGGGGTGAAGCTCGCCACCGACCTCGGCCTGGACCCGGTCGTCGAGATCGACACCGTGCCCGGCATCCGCAACCCGATCACGTTCTCCAGCACACCGGCCAGCTACCACCGGCCGCCGCCCGCGCTCGGCGCCGACAACGACGAGGTACGGGCCTGGCTCGCCCGGGACCGCAGGGACCAGCTCCCGTAG
- a CDS encoding citryl-CoA lyase, with protein MSGSETGTTGQPATGYPTGIGTSDLTTIRLLGHDLAADLLGQVSFGELAFWLVAGARPTPGQARMFEAVLVALADHGFTPTAIAARLTYLSAPDSLQGAVAAGLLGGGSRFLGVTEDTGRYLAEILSSAADSTGTAGPAPTAGSPAGSQKLDFDALARRALTASRDAGRKVPGLGHPVHKDGDPRTPAIMRIAEEEGVLGPHLRLFAAIGRVHPEILGRTLPLNGAGVCGAALADLGFRPEILRGFALLARTAGLLGHLAEEMRQPVAGRIYQSVDRAAHYVPPGSDTPW; from the coding sequence ATGAGTGGTAGCGAGACGGGGACAACCGGGCAGCCGGCGACCGGCTACCCCACCGGCATCGGCACCTCGGACCTGACCACCATCCGGCTGCTCGGCCACGACCTCGCCGCCGACCTGCTCGGCCAGGTCTCCTTCGGTGAACTGGCGTTCTGGCTGGTCGCCGGCGCGCGGCCGACGCCCGGACAGGCCCGGATGTTCGAGGCGGTCCTGGTCGCGCTCGCCGACCACGGCTTCACCCCGACCGCGATCGCCGCCCGGCTGACCTACCTCAGCGCGCCAGACTCCCTGCAGGGCGCCGTCGCGGCCGGGCTGCTCGGCGGCGGCTCCCGCTTCCTCGGCGTCACTGAGGACACCGGCCGCTACCTCGCCGAGATCCTGTCCAGCGCCGCCGACTCGACCGGCACCGCGGGCCCGGCCCCGACCGCCGGCAGCCCGGCCGGCTCTCAGAAGCTGGATTTCGACGCGCTGGCGCGGCGCGCGCTGACCGCCAGCCGGGACGCCGGGCGAAAGGTGCCCGGCCTGGGGCATCCGGTGCACAAGGACGGCGATCCGCGGACCCCGGCGATCATGCGGATCGCCGAGGAGGAGGGGGTGCTCGGTCCACACCTGCGGCTGTTCGCGGCGATCGGCCGGGTGCACCCCGAGATCCTGGGCCGCACGCTGCCACTCAACGGCGCGGGCGTCTGCGGCGCCGCGCTCGCCGACCTCGGTTTCCGGCCGGAGATCCTGCGCGGTTTCGCCCTGCTGGCACGGACGGCCGGGTTGCTCGGGCACCTCGCCGAGGAGATGCGCCAGCCGGTCGCCGGCCGGATCTACCAGTCCGTCGACCGGGCCGCGCACTACGTCCCGCCGGGATCGGACACGCCGTGGTAG
- a CDS encoding TetR/AcrR family transcriptional regulator, which translates to MRADEGVRERLIRVGGELLDNEGPSAVSLREIARRAGVSHGAPRRYFPTHLELLSAIARDGFTDLATRANSTLTEAAGDPPARLTALARAYLDFAATHRGRYELMFRHDLLESGHLRLRDTSLPLFRLLTDLVAQARPEPDPPAHVVAGALWANLHGIAQLWNWGSLTLATGATDPDALLDATLTAHLGTAA; encoded by the coding sequence ATGCGAGCTGACGAGGGCGTACGCGAACGCCTCATCCGCGTCGGCGGCGAACTACTCGACAACGAAGGCCCGTCCGCAGTGTCGCTGCGAGAGATCGCCCGACGGGCCGGCGTCTCGCACGGCGCGCCACGTCGCTACTTCCCCACCCACCTGGAGTTGCTGTCGGCCATCGCCCGCGACGGGTTCACCGACCTCGCCACCCGGGCGAACTCCACTCTGACCGAGGCGGCCGGCGACCCACCCGCCCGGCTTACCGCGCTCGCCCGGGCCTACCTGGACTTTGCCGCCACCCACCGCGGCCGGTACGAGCTGATGTTCCGGCACGACCTGCTGGAGAGCGGCCACCTAAGACTGCGTGACACCAGCCTGCCACTGTTCCGGCTCCTCACCGACCTGGTCGCGCAGGCCCGACCCGAGCCCGACCCGCCAGCCCACGTCGTCGCCGGAGCACTGTGGGCCAACCTGCACGGCATCGCCCAACTGTGGAACTGGGGCAGCCTCACCCTCGCGACCGGCGCGACCGATCCGGACGCGCTGCTCGACGCCACCCTCACCGCGCACCTCGGAACCGCCGCATGA
- a CDS encoding YfbM family protein: MVLIGRRLSHNEWRQILDDPTTVDMLLYGDLDDDQAAMPDPELDLDKSWHAIHYLLTGTAWDTDEGAGAAILGGDEIGEDNGYGPARLLSPENVRTVAAALDTLHLDTLRTRFDPKAMAAADIYPNIWDRTNEVFDTYLASYFVQLRSFYSKAAANDQAVLLA, encoded by the coding sequence ATGGTGCTGATCGGTCGCAGGCTGTCGCACAACGAGTGGCGCCAGATACTCGATGATCCGACAACCGTCGACATGCTGCTGTATGGCGACCTCGACGACGACCAAGCCGCGATGCCAGACCCCGAATTGGACTTGGACAAATCCTGGCACGCCATCCACTACCTACTCACCGGGACGGCTTGGGATACAGACGAAGGCGCCGGCGCAGCCATCCTCGGGGGCGACGAGATCGGCGAGGACAACGGCTATGGGCCGGCTCGGCTACTCAGCCCCGAGAACGTCCGAACCGTAGCCGCCGCCCTCGACACGCTGCACCTCGACACCTTGCGCACCCGGTTCGACCCGAAAGCGATGGCGGCCGCCGACATCTACCCCAACATCTGGGACCGCACCAACGAGGTGTTCGACACCTACCTCGCGTCGTACTTTGTCCAGCTTCGCTCCTTCTACAGCAAAGCTGCGGCCAACGATCAAGCTGTGCTGCTCGCCTGA
- a CDS encoding 5,10-methylenetetrahydrofolate reductase, with protein MTANPMLARARTGVLLLGITPPRRNATPERVAEIASATLARLESLDLDGLVLYDIDDESDRNRDERPFPYLPTVDPAVFHTEYLGRWQRPVVIYRCVGKYAEDEIAAWLRAADPGTMSGVFVGASSRDKPVRTSLARAHTLRGEIRPDLPVGGVAITERYTSGGDEHLRMLAKQERGCTFFISQVVYDVGATKSLVSDYFYACRPRGVEPQPVVFTLSVCGSLKTLAFLRWLGVAVPRWLENALVHSSDPLTESLSQCRANARELADFCRGIGIPFGFNVESVSIRREEIDASVTLAADIGRMLR; from the coding sequence ATGACCGCCAACCCAATGCTCGCCCGTGCCCGCACCGGCGTTCTCCTGCTCGGTATCACCCCGCCCCGGCGCAACGCCACTCCGGAACGGGTCGCCGAGATCGCTAGCGCCACACTCGCCCGGCTGGAGTCGCTCGACCTCGACGGGCTCGTCCTCTACGACATCGACGACGAAAGTGACCGCAACCGCGACGAGCGGCCATTCCCGTATCTGCCGACGGTCGACCCCGCTGTCTTCCACACCGAGTATCTCGGCCGGTGGCAGCGGCCGGTGGTGATCTACCGATGTGTCGGTAAGTACGCCGAGGACGAGATCGCGGCCTGGCTACGCGCGGCCGATCCGGGGACGATGTCTGGCGTGTTCGTCGGCGCGTCCTCCCGCGACAAGCCGGTGCGTACCAGCCTCGCCCGCGCACACACGCTGCGCGGCGAGATCCGCCCCGACCTGCCGGTGGGCGGCGTAGCGATCACCGAACGCTATACCAGCGGTGGGGACGAGCACCTGCGGATGTTGGCGAAACAGGAGCGCGGCTGCACGTTTTTCATCTCGCAGGTCGTTTACGATGTCGGCGCGACCAAGAGCCTCGTCTCCGACTACTTCTACGCCTGCCGCCCGCGTGGCGTGGAGCCACAGCCGGTGGTCTTCACGCTGTCGGTGTGCGGGTCGCTGAAGACGCTGGCATTCCTGCGCTGGCTGGGCGTCGCCGTGCCACGGTGGCTGGAAAATGCGCTCGTTCACTCATCGGATCCATTGACCGAGTCGCTGAGCCAGTGCCGGGCCAACGCGCGCGAGCTCGCCGACTTTTGTCGCGGGATCGGGATCCCGTTTGGGTTCAACGTGGAGAGCGTGTCGATCCGCAGGGAGGAAATCGACGCGTCGGTGACGCTGGCTGCCGACATCGGCCGGATGCTGCGCTAG